acccggcagcacttaggggttactcctggctatctgctcagaaatagctcctggcaggcacaggggaccatatggaacactgggatttgaaccaatcaccttaggtcctgaattggctgcttgcaaggcaaacaccgctgtgctatctctctggacccagacTCTTCCTCTCTTAGAGCTCAAGAGACCACACAGTGCAGTGTTTGAATAGAAACCTAAGCATAGGCTAGAGATCAAATGGCTAAATTCAGAAAAGACTattaaggaagagaaaggaagaagacaaggaAGCTCACAGACTATGGGAGAGGGGATCTCCTTAAGAAAGATTcccgagcccggagagatagcacagcggtgtttgccttgcaagcagccgatccaggacctaaggtggttggttcgaatcctggtgtcccatatggtcccccgtgcctgccaggagctgtttctgagcagacagccaggagtaacccctgagcactgccgggtgtgacccaaaaaccaaaaaaaaaaaaaaaaaaaaaaaagattcccaacttatttgggggggggggcccacacccattggcactcaggagttcctcccaggtctgtgctcagaaattgctcctggctagctctggggtaccatatggaatgctgggaatcaaacctgggtttgtccagggctggccgtgtgccaggcaaatgccctaccgctgtgctattgctccccccacaactttatttttaattgtggtgctgggaatggaactctAGGGTCTTTTTactcatgcaaggcatgtgcttgaCTGCTGAGCTGGATCTTCATTCCCCGGCAAGTATTGACCTCCTTACTGATATGAAATACAAGATGTGTTTAGTTTCAAGAAAAAGTTGTttgaggggctgaagaaatagtatagcaagaGGGCATCATTCCTGCCTGCAGCCaccctaaatttgatccctgaaccatatggtcccctaagctcaatgagtatgattttttttttttgatttttgggtcacacccgacagtgctcaggggttactcttggctctatgctcagaaatcgctcctggcaggctcaggggaccctatgagatgccaggatttgaaccaccatctttcgacatgcaaagcaaatgccctacctccatgcttatctctctggcccctgggtgtGAATAAGCCCTTGGCACTAcctggtatagcccccaaacgaaccaacaaaaaacaaaaagaaacaaaaaagtaaaaaggggctggaatgatagcacagcagtagaccgTGTGTCTTACATGCGGCTgcccagacctgggttcaatcctcggagtcccatatggtcccccaagccaggagtaatttcggagcacatagccacgagtaacccctgagtgtcaccaggtgtggcctaaaaacaaaacaaagaaaaaaatctctccaTAGTAAATTAGTAGGgagggggctgaagcgatagcacagcagtaaggcatgcgtttgccttgcatgcagccaacctggaaagGACCCCGGTGGTTCCCATATGaacccgagcctgctaggagcaacttcttaatgcagagccaggagtaatccctgggcatcaccaggtgtggcccaaacataaaaaaaaaaaaaaaaaaaagaaaattcgtAAGGATCAGGGTGATTTTATCTTAGCACTTCTTCACTGATGGAAGATTATTTTGTATTTCCTTAAGCAAAGATGTATGGGCACTGAGGCCAGAGATAaaaggtacttacttgccttgcatgaagatgacctggactcaatccctacaagctcttccaggagtggttcctgagtatataaccagaaataagctctgaacacctctaggtatggcccaaaatccaaaaacaaagggAGATGCTAGAAAGTGAGGTACAGTAGATAAGGATATTTGGCTTACACATGGCTGGCCTAagtgtgatccctaaacacagacaggagttatccctgagcactaccaggtgtggcccaaaaacaaaaactaaaacaaaaaacaaaaggaggggccggagagatagccgatccaggacccaaggtggttggttagaatcccagcatcccatatggtccctgtgccagtcaggagctatttctgagcagacagccaggagtaacccctgagcaccgccgggtgtggcccaaaaccaaaaaccaaaaaaaaaaaaaaaaaaaaaaaaaaggaaaaatactgggggagggggcactacaggtagggtgtttgccttgctcttggctggctcacctgggttccatcctggcatcccatatggtcccccaaacttgccagattctgagtacagagcaaggagtaacttctgagtgccgccATGTGAGGTCCAAAATCCCACAaaatccccacaaaaaaaaaaaaagcccaaaacaaacaaaaaattggagctgaagtgatagtactgtAGGCTGGGCTttcgtttgccttggaagcagccaacctgggtttaatccctgttaTTCCCTGgtagatggtcctctgagcaccactataaGTGATTCTTGGGTGATTCCATGAGTgattccagaagtgatccctgagtaccagcaccaccgggtgtggcccaaaatgaaaaaaagataaaaagaggggcccggagagatagcacagcggtgtttgccttgcaagtagccgatccaggaccaaaggtggttggttcaaatcccagtgtcccatagggtcccccgtgcctgccaggagctatttctgagcagacagccaggagtaacccctgagcactgccgggtgtgacccaaaaaccaaaaaccaaaaaaaaaaaaaaaaaaaaaaaaaaagataaaagaaagaaagaaaaaccaaaaaagatgtaAGGCAACTGCCTATTCTGTCCACAAGGCCAGAACCTTCTGGATAGCAGTGGGAAGAGAATCTTTAATCTTTAGGGAGAGGTGGGTCCACTTTGgttttatgtttgggggccatacctggtggtgttcaggacatacacctagatctgtgctcaaagatcagtcctggctgtgctcagtggatcagatgggatgctgaagattaaacctgggccagctgtgtgcaagacaagtgtgttACCTGCTGTGCCAAATTCAAGCTCCTGCCCTGAGCTGGGTGCACTTGAAGCCCCAATTCTTGCCTCTGCCTCTTGGACTCACTCCTTGCTCATCTGCTCTGCCATGTACATCTGACAGGCCTGGGGAGTTTTGTTTTCCTGTGAATGGTCTAGACTGGGGTGCCGGGCCCTgtttcatgtgatttttgtttgcatatttttgattttttttttttttttgtggtttttgggtcacacccggcagtgctcaggggttactcctggctccatgctcagaaattgctcctggcaggcacaggggaccatatgggacgccgggattcgaactgatgaccttctgcatgaaaggcaaacaccttacctccatgctatctctccggccccttgtttgcaTATTTTTGATTTTGAAGGTCATGCCTGGCTCAGTGAtcagggatctttttttttttttttttttggtttttgggccacactcgtttgatgctcaggggttactcctggctatgtgctcagaaatcgcccctggcttggggggaccatatgggacaccgggggattgaacctcggtccgtcctacactagcgcttgcaaggcagacaccttacctatagcgccaccttcccggcccccagggatcacttttgacagggctcaggggtcctggggatggaacctagccACTGtatgcaaaggcaaacaccttatctgttgtgctatctttctggtccctcagTGACTGTTACTGGGGATGTGAGAAGGAAGGATGTGGGTCTCAATGGCTAGTGGGGTTCTCTGTAGACAGAGTTGTCAGACACCAAAAAGTCAAGAGGTCAGCACCAGGCGGGAAGGAGCAGGTCTGGTGAGAAATAGCAGGGGTTCGTACCTCTACTCAGCTAAGGTTAATACAGTTATACTTGGTCTTGTAAAGACTGGAGACAAGAACATGAAAAcagggagccagagtggtggtgtaagcagtagggtatctgctttgcatgcgctaacctaggacggggcCCCAtttcaatcccccagggtcccatatggtcccccaagccaggagcaatttctgagcgtatagccaggagtaacccctgagagtcactgggtgtggcccaaataacaaaaacaacaacaaaaatacccccaaacaaacaaacaatacaaaaaaaccatgaaaacaaccagtgctgagcAGTGGAGCTGAGTTAGAGGCCCAGCTCTTCCCTGCATCCTAGGCAACTGCCAAACTCAAGGTCCCCCCACCTTACCAGTTAGGTGTGACTGGCACAGAAAACTCCCTCCTTGTCAGAGTTTTCCTGTGCCCTAACTACTGGTGGTGACAGGGCTGACCTAGCTCAACTGCTTCAAGAGGAacaaacggggctggagagatagcatggaggtaatgcgtttgcctttcatgcagaaggatggtggtttgaatcctggcatcctatatggtcttctgtacctgccaggggcgatttctgagcatagagccaggagtaacccctgagcactgctgggtgtgacccaaaaaccaaaaaaaaaaaaagagggacaaaCAGGACCTTTACCCACAGTTGCTCCTCTCCACCTccaccttgtttccttcctgcacTCCCCTCCCCAAATGTCCTTCCACTTAACCCCCCCATGCCCATTTACATGCTTTTTACCTGTGGCCCCCTCCTTGGCATATCCTGGGGCCCACATGGGGAGCCTATTATAGGGAAATCAGAATCATGAGGGTTTTGTGGCAGGCAGCTGCAAGATGGGAGGAGGCTGGGCAGGCCCTTTGCAGAGGAGAGGACAGAACCTGGTGCTCCATCAGCACCCAGCAGGAGAGAGAATCCCACTGGAAAGCAGCTGGCTTGTGACACCACGTATTTCTCCTGTTACTTCACCCATAGGGGCAACCTGCTGTCGGACCTTAGTGAGCTGACCAAGCTCCGGGAGCTGCCCAAGCTTCGTGCTCTGGTGCTGATGGAAAACCCTTGTTCAGATGAAACCGAGTACCGCCAGGAGGCCCTGGTGCAGATGGCACACCTGGAGCGCCTGGACAAAGACTTCTACGAGGAAGAGGAGCGGGTCGAGGCCGACGAACTGCGGCAGAGGCTAAAGGAAGATACAGAGACAGAACAGGACAATGAACCACCACCCGAGCTGGGGGCATCAGCATCATTCAACTAGCAGGTGTTGTTAAGAATAGaacaggagggcccggagagatagcacagcggcgtttgccttgcaagcagccgatacaggaccaaaggtggttggttcgaatcccagtgtcccatatggtcccctgtgcctgccaggagctatttctgagcagacagccaggagtaacccctgagcactgccgggtgtggcccaaaaaccaaaaacaaaacaaaaaaaaaaagaagaacaggtggggccagagagatagcatatggaggtagggcatttgccttgcatgaagaaggacggtagttggtggcttgaatcctggcatcccatatggtcccctgagtctgtcaggaactatttctgagcgtagagccaggagtaacccctgagccttgctaggtgtgacccaaaaacaaaaaaacaggggccggagagatagcatggaggtaaggcgtttgcctttcatgcaggacagtgattcgaatcccggcatcccatatggtcccctgagcctgtcaggggcgatttctgagcctagagccaggactgacccctgagcactgccaagtgtgacccaaaaaccaaaacaaacaaacaaaaaacaaaacacaacaacaacaacaacaacaaaaagaatggaaCAGGGAGGCAGGAGAGAGGCCAGGGCAGAGtctggaagagaaagagaagctgCTGGCTAGTGGGGCTAGGGCAGCAGGTGAAAGCACTTATTTGGACTGGCACCTCCCCGAAAGCTCCATCCCGggcaccgcatatggtccccggagcacctGCCAAGTCATTAAAAGTGGGAAgtgagtggaggaggaaaaaagatcagaggagggagggatggagatcCAAAGCGCAGGGGTGGGTGGGGCAGGAAAGTAGGGAGTAGACAGATGGGGGGTGAATAGTGTGACAGTCTGGAGAGCTGGGGAGGGGGAGTATCTTATTTCTGCCCTCTTCTTCCAGCCCTTCTCCTTAGATCCAGTTTCGGGGGGGGGTCCCTAAAGCACACAGCATCATCCGGAGACAGAGGATGTCCCCCGACTCGCCCTCCCGACTTCTACCAGGGGGCTGTACTTCCAGGGGGCTGTGCAGCTGCAGCAGGGAGCCCTCCAGAAGGTCCCCTACCTTGGGGTgcattgggtgggtgggtgggtggatgtggAGGAGGGTTGGGGCCTGGGGGAACAGTTGTATTTGGAAATAAAGCGACATTTGGATTCCCTTGGCAATCTTCCTGGTCTTGGGGAGCTGTCAGCCGTGGGCTTGGTCCGGGGTTCAGGGgaggggtcccccaagccatcgTACTCCTTCCCCcagccctcccaccccacccccacccctcaatccctccctccccacccgcGCTCCTGactcatccttccatccatcgGGGGCTCCGGGTCACATGCACCCGCCCGGGCCTATCCGCGCCGCCCCCCGCCCGCAGCTGGGGAGCCGCAGCCGCCACCGTCGCAGCCGCAGCAGCCACGGGCTGAGTCTGCAGCCGGGAGGTGAAGCCCCCCGCCAGGCCCCAATACCCccattccctccttcccctcccctgtgCCTTCTGGACCCTTCTCCGGGCTTCAGCCCTCTCTCCCCCTTGCCCAGGGTCTTTGGGGGGACTGTGCATGTTTAGCCTCCGCACCCCAGATTTCCTTCACTGTACTCTCCCACTGCAtcacccctcccctctcccctggcTGTTTCTCCAGGGTCCCTgggaaagggggagagaaggagagagttttttggggggtgggggaagttgGGCCCAACCTGCATCCAACCCCCAATCttgtttcccttctttccttcctccttccccacccggGGACCCTCACccctaatttctctctctcttgccatcCCTCTGGAAAAGCAAGAAGAGGAGGGGCACGCGCTTGGGGGACAGAAATTGGGTCTTGGAAGTATTGCAGGGAGGCTGGGGGTGTTAAGTttgggtgggtgggatgggggtTTTGGAGGGGAGGCCCCAGCTGTGCCAAAATAGCTCATCCCGTTTCTTGGCTCCAAAGAGAAATACAGGCCTGGCAAGCCATTCGACTCGACTTGGAGGGGATCTGGGGGAACCCCCCTCACCCCCATCTCCCTGCCTGCCGGCTGGGCTGCTAGAGCTGCTGAAGGAGAGTGGGAACCCCCTTGGGCAGGTGCCCATCGCGTCCCCCATTACTCCCCACTGCAGTGAATGGCCGCCCCCTTCCTCCCTGCATTGACCTTCCCTCCCCAACGAAGTGGGGGTACGTCCCTGCCACTGCAGGCggctcctcccccaccccacccactgcAGTAACCTTTTCCCAGCCCGCCCCGGCCGCTGGACCCGCCTCCATCCAGCAGGCCCCACCCCTCTGGAccacttctctttctccttcctggcGTTGCACCCAAGGAGATTCCAGCCATCATGTCCATCAAGAAGATCTGGGCCCGGGAGATCCTGGACTCCCGCGGGAACCCCACGGTGGAGGTGGACCTCTACACCGCCAAAGGTAACAGGCCAGGCTTGGCCACTCGCTCCGGGAAGGCTGGCTGGACCCTGGACTGGTGTTCCAGGCATTCTGGAAGGTctagtgtgtatgtgtgggtgtgGGGGGGGATGTGTGTGTCCTGCTGGGTTAGTCTCCTAAAACTGGATTGTGGGGCTTGAATCCTTGTCCTGGGGAGCCTGTCTGGCAGGGCCCTGTGCTGTGTGGTTGGTACAGGAGATGTGCTAACGGATGCGCTTTGCACTAAACGCATCACAGTGTTTCTGCAGGCTCTCAAGGGAGAGTTGTACCTCAAATGGAGGATGACATTCTGTCattgtgcacgtgtgtgtgtgtgtgtgtgtgtgtgtgtgtgtgtgtgtgtgtgtgtaaagctgTGTAGGGGAGTACTGGTCATAGCCAGCATTTGGAGCTAGGAGCAATGCAGAAATATGGCCTCTATGGCCCTTCTCCCTCACTCCACATTCCTCTTCTAGGCCTCTTCCGGGCTGCAGTGCCCAGCGGAGCCTCCACCGGCATCTATGAGGCCCTGGAGCTAAGGGATGGAGACAAACAGCGCTACCTTGGCAAAGGTGAGGCCCTTTCCTCCCTGGGCTTTCTGCTTTGTCCCCCACCCTCATGCCAGTGCCTGGCCCTGTCCAGCATGCCTGTGGCTCTTTTCTCCTGCTGGCAAGAGTCCCTGACCCAGTCTgacctctctgcctctctctaggTGTCCTGAAGGCCGTGGACCACATCAACAGCACCATTGCGCCAGCCCTTGTCAGCTCGGTGAGGCACACTCTTTGCAGGGGGGACCCAGGCTCCTGTCAGGActctgggtgggtgggggggtctAGTCCTACAGTCAAGCACCAGCCAGCTATAAAAGGGGTCCACCCCTTTAAGTAAGAACCTAACTGTGATTGTTAGGGTCTATAACAGCCCCTGCCCCTGAGGAAGACTGGGTGTGGAGAGTAATTGGCAGTTAGAAGAGACAGTGAAAGAGCAAGTGGATTGAACTGTTTCTATCCCTGGCTGTGGCTTTTCTCTTGATTTGGACAGACCTTTGGCTACCTTCAGCTGTATCCTATTATTGTCTTACCTGTTTCACTTGGGCCTCAATCTGACCTTccctggtcccaaacccatctctccctcattctctctctcttggcCTAGGGGTTTGTCGTAGGCTACtgctcttctcttttattttttcttgtgtgtgtgtgtgtgtgtgtgtgtgtgtgtgtgtgtgtgttacacccagcagtgcacagggactacgcctggctctaccctcagaaatcactcctggcaggcacagggggtggtatatgggatgcagggattcaaattaCCAtctttctggatgcaaggcaaaagtcctacctccatgctatctctctgtccctgctCTTCTCTAAGatatttgtcagagtcttgcctgtAAGGCCCCGTGAACACTACCAGGGTCCATCTCTTGCAGCTTGGCTCTGACagggcagaggagagagagaaagagagaggaaggccAACCTCTCAGGGATCACCATCACTGAGGGGAAGGCAGGGAGAAAGCCCCTGGGTGCTCCCTGCCTCGTGAGGGTTGTCACTGGACAAGAAGCTTACTGGACCATGGCTACACGTGAACCTGTATGTGAATTCTGCCTCAGGGCCCAGTCTCCCCAGCCCCCCTATGACAAGGCTTCTGCCCACAGGGGATCTCTGTGGTAGAGCAGGAGAAGCTGGACAACCTGATGCTGGAGCTGGATGGGACTGAGAACAAATGTAAGTGTGGGTGGGGTACGATGGGGCTTCCTCAGGGCCATGGGAGgtctctccctccttccatcctcctcccttagctgagtgtgacccagtgGGAAGGGCCTGACCTACCCCTAGGGATGGATGTGGTCTTTGTCTGGCCTCCCCTGAGAATGAAAAattggaagaggaagaagaggccaGGGGTCCCCTTaggggtgtatgtgtgtggctGAAGTGGAGGTGCTGGAACAAAGGAGAAGAGATTCTGGCTCAGGACCTTCTTCtgtaccccctccccccagccaAGTTCGGGGCCAATGCCATCCTGGGTGTGTCCTTGGCCGTGTGTAAGGCGGGGGCGGCCCAGCGGGACTTACCCCTGTATCGTCACATTGCTCAGCTGGCTGGGAACTCGGACCTCATTCTGCCTGTCCCGGTGAGCTGGGCCCCAATACCTTGGGAGGAAGGGTTGGAGAAAGGGAAGCTGCGGGGGGCAGCTAAGGGGAGTGGGCAGGGCAGGACACTGGGCCTGGGAAGTGGGAGGGAGGCTGTTTGGGATTTCGAGGTAACACTTTGGGGTAGTTGCTAACCTATCCCTCACCGCTCCCAGGCCTTTAACGTCATCAATGGGGGCTCACATGCGGGCAACAAGCTGGCCATGCAGGAGTTCATGATTCTCCCGGTGGGTGCAGAGAGCTTCCGGGATGCCATGCGGCTTGGGGCGGAAGTCTACCACACGCTCAAGGGCGTCATCAAAGATAAGTACGGCAAGGATGCCACCAACGTGGGCGATGAAGGTGGCTTTGCCCCCAACATCCTGGAGAACAGTGAAGGTAAGGTCCAGAACCCCCTTTTGACTCAGAATCTCTCTCTGATCCTTAGGGGCTCTGGGATTGGGGATGAGCCAAGGAGAAGGTTGGGCTCCTGCTAATGCCAAGAGGTGCTGGGTTTGGGGATGGGGTGGACTCTACAGGGCCTGCCCAGAGCATGTGCAGGTCTCAGAGGACAGACTTGATCTGTTGGCCACATCTGTAAGTTCTCACTGTGTCCCTGGGATGGTCGGAGCCTATCCCACGTTCTGCCATGTCACAAACACCAGGGAATTCATTCCTGTCCCACCTTCTTAGGCCTCTACAATCCCAACTCAGGGCTGGacagatggcacagcaggtagggccttttgGCCTTGCACCTTTTTAACTTGGTTTTGATTCTTGgaaacccatatggtttccagagccctgttaggagtgatctctgagcactgctggggtctggccccaaaagctaagccaaccaacaaataaaacacaAGCCAGTATCTTGCCttgggagaaatagtatagggcaCAGGAACAATAAAGGTAATGAGTAAAAGGGAAGAAGCTAGAGTCATACATTCTGGTTCTGAACCTTGACTAGAAGAATCACTGGCTGATgatccttcttttatttatttgtttatttatttatttttggtttgaggccacacccataggtacctctgcacttaggaattacttctggcaagctcaggaaccagatgggaggccagggattgaatccaggttgtttGTGTGTAAAACAAGtgcaatgtactatctctctgaccctcacgATCCTCTTAAAAAAATTGGGGTTGTGGCCACACCCGGAAGTACTCGGGGATCACTTTGAGGGTGggactcaggcaaccatatggatACCTGGGTTAGTgacctacaaggcaagcacccccattggtgattcttttttttttttttttttttggtttttgggccacacccggtgatgctcaggggttactcgtggctatgtgctcagaaattgcccttggcttgggagaggggaaaccatatgagatgccaggggatctctgttctcccttccctctttccttccttccctcctctttccctctcttcttccccctccttcctttcctcctccctttctccactttctcccttccttccttcctcccttccttccttctttccttccttccttccttccttccttccttccttccttccttctttccttccttccttccttccttccttccttccttccttccttccttccttccttccttccttccttccttccttctttccttcctttcttccttccttccttccttccttccttccttccttccttccttccttccttccttccttccttccttccttccttccttccttccttccttccttccttccttcccctttttattctttctcaagcTCCTGAactgtctttatttattattttaaatttatttttggttttgggccttacccctggctttgtatacaaggatcactcctggggtgctcaagtatgggataccaggtattgaactgaggtcagcccCTTGCAACTTTGGCCATTTCGTCATTTTTATCTGTCAAGTAAGAATAACAATATCATCTACCTCAGAGCATCCTTGTGAAGATTAAAAGAGATCACATGTGAAAGTACTTAGGTGACATAGTCATCAATAAATGACagctattaaaaacaaacaaaaacaacctctggggcccggagagatagcacagcggtgtttgccttgcaagcagccgatccaggaccaaaggtggttggttcacatcccggtgtcccatatggtcccccgtgcctgccaggagctatttctgagcagacagccaggagtaacccctgagcaccaccgggt
The Suncus etruscus isolate mSunEtr1 chromosome 4, mSunEtr1.pri.cur, whole genome shotgun sequence genome window above contains:
- the ENO2 gene encoding gamma-enolase, whose translation is MSIKKIWAREILDSRGNPTVEVDLYTAKGLFRAAVPSGASTGIYEALELRDGDKQRYLGKGVLKAVDHINSTIAPALVSSGISVVEQEKLDNLMLELDGTENKSKFGANAILGVSLAVCKAGAAQRDLPLYRHIAQLAGNSDLILPVPAFNVINGGSHAGNKLAMQEFMILPVGAESFRDAMRLGAEVYHTLKGVIKDKYGKDATNVGDEGGFAPNILENSEALELVKEAIDKAGYTEKIVIGMDVAASEFYRNGKYDLDFKSPADPSRYISGDQLGSLYQDFVRNYPVVSIEDPFDQDDWAAWSKFTANVGIQIVGDDLTVTNPKRIERAVEEKACNCLLLKVNQIGSVTEAIQACKLAQENGWGVMVSHRSGETEDTFIADLVVGLCTGQIKTGAPCRSERLAKYNQLMRIEEELGDEARFAGHNFRNPSVL